In one window of Thermodesulfobacteriota bacterium DNA:
- a CDS encoding S-layer homology domain-containing protein, which translates to MRWFALFLAMAVFAVSGCSKPEMRCTSPEDNPMHHYLAGMELLEKGRTDAALEKFSRASWCDERYSPAHSGAAIAAAIKAGTQKDEEYRRTDVKRINERLEKARKLSSSPDDSFAVRLAEMRVAMVLKEKDWLREAEKSHKAAAGLKVEERQGLPFYRDREAADYFMGAAYLEAREFQPAGERFKHVLDSGSDGKWHGPADQAWKRTDKVVRALSGVTFGDIGKEIALRDTVSRVEMAALLIDELKVEKLFEGRIPVKAKEAGFIPADMLGSPLKEEVSMLVRLGVRGLEPVYDETTRAYLFRPEEPLKRKELALALEDIVIKLSGDEKIATAFLGHRNSPFPDVEPSSPWYNAIMSVTTRGLMETALSGEFRPDEYVDGAEAIMAVRTLKYRLNMH; encoded by the coding sequence ATGCGCTGGTTCGCTCTTTTCCTTGCAATGGCCGTTTTCGCCGTGTCCGGGTGCTCGAAACCCGAGATGAGGTGCACATCCCCCGAGGATAACCCCATGCACCATTATCTTGCCGGGATGGAGCTTCTGGAAAAGGGAAGGACGGACGCGGCCCTTGAGAAATTCAGCCGCGCATCCTGGTGCGACGAAAGGTACTCGCCAGCTCACTCAGGCGCCGCGATAGCGGCGGCAATCAAGGCGGGCACGCAGAAAGACGAGGAATACAGGCGGACGGACGTCAAGAGGATAAACGAGCGCCTCGAAAAGGCAAGGAAGCTTTCCTCCTCGCCCGATGATTCTTTCGCGGTCAGGCTCGCGGAGATGCGTGTAGCTATGGTACTCAAGGAGAAGGACTGGCTCAGGGAGGCGGAAAAGTCGCACAAGGCTGCAGCCGGGCTCAAGGTGGAGGAAAGGCAGGGGCTTCCATTCTACCGGGACAGGGAAGCGGCGGACTACTTCATGGGCGCCGCCTACCTCGAAGCGAGGGAGTTCCAGCCGGCGGGGGAGAGGTTCAAGCATGTCCTCGACTCCGGGAGCGACGGCAAGTGGCACGGCCCGGCTGACCAGGCCTGGAAAAGGACGGACAAGGTCGTAAGGGCCCTTTCCGGGGTGACCTTCGGCGATATCGGGAAGGAGATAGCGCTCAGGGATACCGTAAGCAGGGTCGAGATGGCGGCGCTCCTCATAGACGAGCTCAAGGTCGAAAAACTGTTTGAGGGGCGGATACCCGTAAAGGCGAAAGAGGCGGGGTTCATTCCCGCCGATATGCTGGGGAGCCCCTTGAAGGAGGAGGTCTCGATGCTCGTCCGGCTTGGTGTAAGGGGCCTTGAGCCCGTATACGACGAGACGACGAGGGCGTATCTCTTCAGGCCCGAAGAGCCCCTTAAAAGGAAGGAGCTGGCCCTGGCGCTCGAAGACATCGTCATAAAGCTTTCAGGTGACGAGAAGATCGCGACGGCGTTCCTCGGGCACCGCAATTCGCCGTTCCCGGACGTCGAGCCCTCATCGCCGTGGTATAACGCCATCATGAGCGTGACCACGCGGGGGCTCATGGAGACCGCGCTCTCAGGAGAGTTCAGGCCCGATGAGTACGTTGACGGCGCCGAGGCGATAATGGCGGTGAGGACTCTCAAGTACCGTCTCAACATGCATTAG